The following coding sequences are from one Candidatus Nitrosopumilus sp. SW window:
- a CDS encoding response regulator, which yields MSINALVVDDDDMILKTFVELLQVYNINVVGTAKNGYEAVEQFKKLSPDVTFLDIMMPEFDGHYALREIRMIHESAHVVMVTGGADEEIDKLSKFNPSYVIHKPFQICTLLHVLKNELKLEIDSNL from the coding sequence ATGTCAATAAATGCTCTTGTTGTTGATGATGATGACATGATTTTGAAGACATTTGTTGAATTGTTACAAGTTTACAACATCAATGTTGTGGGGACTGCAAAAAATGGATACGAGGCAGTAGAACAATTCAAAAAATTATCTCCTGATGTGACCTTTTTGGATATTATGATGCCTGAATTTGATGGACATTATGCCTTAAGAGAAATCAGAATGATTCATGAATCTGCACATGTTGTCATGGTTACTGGGGGGGCTGATGAGGAAATTGATAAACTCTCAAAATTTAATCCATCATATGTCATTCACAAGCCGTTTCAAATATGCACTTTACTACATGTGCTAAAAAATGAACTAAAACTAGAAATCGATTCTAACTTATAA
- a CDS encoding trimeric intracellular cation channel family protein, protein MVDFSFELGSFITILDYLGTIAFAVTGASKAIAHNADIFGIIVLATVVGVAGGITRDVAFGRFPNAFSDPIYIGLTVAVGIVMFFVYTKLKKRMGTWLVFDAVGLGVFSILGASIAHQVIGLEFLPMLLAGVITAIGGGILRDVFVREIPIVFVKEVYAVASVIGIVAFYAILYSGVDIQIASIIGIIITTGIRLLAMKYNWNLPKVKET, encoded by the coding sequence ATGGTAGATTTTTCTTTTGAACTTGGATCGTTTATCACTATTTTGGATTATTTAGGAACAATTGCATTTGCAGTTACAGGAGCTTCAAAAGCAATTGCTCATAATGCTGATATTTTTGGAATTATTGTTTTGGCTACTGTTGTTGGAGTTGCAGGAGGAATTACACGTGATGTAGCATTTGGTAGATTTCCTAATGCATTTTCTGATCCAATCTACATTGGATTGACTGTTGCAGTTGGAATTGTAATGTTCTTTGTGTATACTAAACTCAAAAAACGAATGGGTACATGGTTAGTGTTTGATGCAGTTGGATTAGGTGTCTTCTCTATTTTGGGTGCATCTATTGCACATCAGGTAATCGGATTAGAGTTTCTTCCAATGCTTTTAGCTGGAGTAATCACTGCAATTGGTGGTGGAATATTGCGTGATGTGTTTGTACGAGAGATTCCAATTGTCTTTGTAAAAGAAGTCTATGCTGTTGCAAGTGTAATTGGAATTGTAGCATTTTATGCAATATTATATTCTGGTGTTGATATTCAAATTGCTTCCATTATCGGAATTATTATCACTACTGGAATTCGTTTGTTGGCAATGAAATACAACTGGAATTTGCCCAAAGTTAAAGAGACTTGA
- a CDS encoding CBS domain-containing protein — protein sequence MKNAGDYKNTPRTIKLESNLDQVLKKIVDEKKSRILVTENDKVTGIVTEKDLGIFLLTDESERKLEDIPLSEIVVKPIMIDEKTELHKCAETMLKNKIGSLVVSTNGEVSGIITKTDLIRYYSKEHKGQKIVGEYMSPYYAWQYSDTPLYKVVKKMIDEKISRVILRDHNEIPVGIVTFRDMFELAISLGNKEDILDNTDPVISVVFPRKGFVSESGFGGSTKIDEIMSKNIISVDYDDDMADAAKMMIEKNINGAGVLSGHGNIIGIISKTDIIKAMAFMK from the coding sequence ATGAAAAATGCAGGAGATTACAAAAACACACCTAGAACAATAAAGCTTGAATCCAATTTGGATCAAGTCCTCAAAAAAATAGTAGACGAGAAGAAAAGTAGAATTCTAGTAACTGAAAATGACAAGGTTACAGGAATTGTGACTGAAAAAGACTTGGGAATTTTTCTGTTAACTGACGAGTCTGAAAGAAAATTAGAAGACATTCCATTATCTGAAATTGTTGTAAAACCAATTATGATAGATGAAAAAACAGAACTTCACAAATGTGCTGAAACTATGCTAAAAAACAAAATTGGATCGTTAGTGGTATCAACAAATGGTGAAGTCTCTGGAATCATAACTAAGACTGATTTGATCAGATATTACTCCAAAGAACACAAAGGGCAAAAAATTGTAGGAGAATACATGTCACCGTATTATGCATGGCAATATTCTGACACCCCACTTTACAAAGTAGTCAAGAAAATGATTGATGAAAAAATTTCTCGAGTCATTTTACGAGACCATAATGAGATTCCAGTTGGGATTGTCACATTCAGAGATATGTTTGAACTAGCAATAAGTCTTGGAAACAAGGAAGACATACTTGACAATACTGATCCTGTAATTTCTGTAGTATTCCCAAGAAAAGGATTTGTTTCTGAATCAGGATTTGGAGGTTCTACCAAAATTGATGAGATAATGAGTAAAAACATTATCTCAGTTGATTACGATGACGATATGGCAGATGCTGCAAAGATGATGATAGAGAAAAACATCAACGGTGCAGGGGTTCTATCAGGTCATGGAAATATTATTGGAATCATATCAAAGACAGACATCATAAAGGCCATGGCATTTATGAAATAA
- a CDS encoding PQQ-dependent sugar dehydrogenase — MRIATSFLIIFVMVGTVYAQEYPELGVKVDVIADNLKVPWSIDFAPDGKLFFTERVGKLSVIDDDSIVEILNLGVGGGEGGMLGIALDPNFDENHYIYVYYTYNELLGIKNRLVQYSESDNVLTEEKVLIEGIPGAPYHDGGRIKFGPDGMLYVTTGDAVQPDLSQDLNSVAGKILRINSDGSIPNNNPFGSAVYSIGHRNPQGIAWDELGNLVATEHGPSGWRGVGHDEINLIVPGANYGWPDVIGDEVIDSATNPILHSGDDTWAPSGSTFYYGKEMPMFDGKYFVAALRGQHIHMVEFDESFGVLFHGKLFSGEFGRIRDVVNGPDGLYFMTSNQDGRGNPNLYDDKILRVSPLYNYENSSSWIQIISEWYIEGLISKQESVNAHKYLVERGIISQN; from the coding sequence ATGAGAATAGCAACATCTTTTCTGATAATTTTTGTAATGGTTGGAACCGTTTATGCTCAAGAATATCCAGAACTCGGAGTTAAAGTAGATGTGATTGCAGATAATCTCAAAGTTCCATGGAGTATTGATTTTGCTCCAGATGGGAAGTTGTTTTTTACTGAACGGGTTGGAAAGTTAAGTGTAATTGATGATGATTCCATAGTTGAAATTCTGAATTTAGGAGTAGGTGGTGGAGAGGGAGGAATGTTAGGAATTGCACTAGATCCTAATTTTGATGAGAATCATTACATCTATGTGTATTATACTTACAATGAATTACTTGGAATCAAAAATAGACTGGTGCAGTATTCTGAATCAGATAATGTATTGACTGAAGAGAAAGTTTTGATTGAAGGAATACCTGGTGCACCATACCATGATGGTGGAAGAATAAAGTTTGGACCAGATGGAATGCTATATGTCACAACAGGTGATGCAGTTCAACCAGATTTATCACAAGACCTGAATTCAGTTGCAGGAAAAATTTTGAGAATAAATTCAGATGGCAGCATTCCAAATAACAATCCATTTGGTTCAGCAGTTTATTCCATAGGACATCGTAATCCACAAGGAATTGCATGGGATGAATTAGGTAATTTGGTTGCAACAGAGCATGGACCGTCTGGATGGCGCGGTGTTGGACATGACGAAATTAATTTGATAGTGCCAGGTGCAAACTATGGATGGCCAGACGTAATTGGAGATGAGGTTATAGATAGTGCAACAAATCCAATATTACATTCAGGAGATGACACTTGGGCCCCATCAGGTTCAACATTTTACTATGGAAAAGAAATGCCAATGTTTGATGGAAAATATTTTGTTGCAGCACTTAGAGGACAACACATACACATGGTAGAATTTGATGAAAGTTTTGGCGTGTTATTTCATGGGAAATTATTTTCAGGAGAATTTGGGAGAATCAGAGATGTTGTAAATGGTCCAGATGGATTGTACTTTATGACAAGCAATCAAGACGGTAGAGGAAATCCAAATTTGTACGATGATAAAATTTTGAGAGTATCTCCATTATACAACTATGAGAACAGTTCTTCATGGATACAAATTATTTCAGAATGGTACATTGAGGGTTTAATTTCAAAGCAAGAGTCAGTTAATGCACACAAATATCTAGTTGAGAGAGGAATAATTTCTCAAAATTAG
- a CDS encoding DUF6659 family protein gives MVEEFSSDDIKKKIDVILKEPEIRFCGLIDPDGELVAGGFDSSIVPMLNDKQRRQMYQELAHRVANRQGFDADLGRVKYSASRRENAVMLSFPFGKYIVLVMANPGINIDRFAWEILNKLGRQWSEYDSL, from the coding sequence ATGGTAGAAGAGTTTTCCTCAGATGATATCAAAAAGAAAATAGATGTTATTTTGAAAGAACCTGAGATTAGATTTTGTGGATTGATTGATCCTGATGGTGAATTAGTTGCAGGTGGATTTGATAGCAGTATTGTCCCAATGTTAAATGACAAACAAAGAAGGCAGATGTATCAGGAACTAGCCCATAGGGTTGCAAACAGACAAGGATTTGATGCAGATCTTGGGCGAGTTAAATATTCTGCATCTCGAAGAGAAAATGCAGTAATGCTTAGCTTTCCGTTTGGTAAATACATCGTTCTAGTAATGGCTAATCCTGGAATAAACATAGACCGTTTTGCATGGGAGATACTAAACAAACTGGGAAGACAATGGTCCGAATATGACAGTCTCTAA
- the alaS gene encoding alanine--tRNA ligase: MDKKEILKEFSSDPDKYYKVKLFQEQGFVRKSCTKCGRFFWTLNADRDLCPDDGLDTYSFIGEPPTSKRFDYTQSWKQVEEFFVKNNHTSVSRYPVVCRWRDDLYFTIASIVDFQRIMGSKVVFEFPANPLVVPQTCLRFKDLENVGVTGRHFSSFCMIGQHSVPDNNGYWKDECVDLDYRLLTDQFGIKKDEVVFVEDVWAGGGSFGPSLEYFVRGLELGNAVFTEFQGELGQHTTLDQRVIDMGAGLERFAWITMGTPTAYDCCFGPINEKLFNTIGIDSDSEILRKYFTEIAKEIDHFDDLNQVRRLAVKNAGITDEQMQKMITPLEGMYLIADHLRTLIFAITDGALPSNVGGGYNLRMMLRRINATISKLNLKLNIDDLIDLHVDYLKDTYPELDEKRDDVKSILKLESARYEESKVHMKKKADKIKEKGTPSVDELITYYESDGITPEYLKEVDAISEIPSSFYSKLSDLHQSDKKKAIAELPLEGLPETETLFYQNDPMSFDAKVLKVIDDMVVLDRTSFYARGGGQEPDHGSIAGFNVIDVDKHANIIVHKLEGGIPTEGEIVSCKVDETRRSNITKNHTSTHILNASSRKVLGSWIWQHSAFKEDDHARLDITHHSSLSDDEVKKIEEAANKMVQQNLNVNIDYYDRGTAEQTYGFRIYQGGVVPVKAVRIVSIEDQDVEACGGTHVKKTGDIELIKITKTKRIQDGVVRLEFVSGPNAFEYEKQQEEESKRKIEEARQKEQLEKQREENKAKAREKIPALLEKILSGENVEPDGINTKGKVCFTSSSDYDDYFHQNFGKKLVGKDSAAAFCGIFESGPTIRVMVYAGEQSGVNAGEIAKEIASILGGSGGGDAKFAQGGGKDTSKKDEAIAKAKSMILG, encoded by the coding sequence TTGGACAAAAAAGAGATTCTAAAAGAATTTTCATCTGATCCTGACAAATACTACAAAGTCAAACTATTCCAAGAGCAAGGATTTGTCAGAAAATCATGTACCAAATGTGGCAGATTCTTTTGGACTCTAAATGCAGACAGAGATTTATGTCCTGATGATGGATTAGATACCTATTCTTTCATTGGAGAACCACCAACATCAAAGCGATTTGATTACACCCAATCATGGAAGCAAGTCGAAGAGTTTTTCGTAAAAAATAACCACACTTCAGTTAGTCGATATCCTGTAGTTTGCCGTTGGCGTGATGACCTGTACTTTACAATTGCATCAATTGTTGACTTTCAAAGAATAATGGGAAGTAAAGTGGTATTTGAGTTTCCTGCAAACCCACTTGTAGTTCCACAAACTTGTTTGAGATTCAAAGATTTAGAAAATGTTGGTGTAACGGGCAGACATTTTTCATCATTTTGTATGATAGGACAGCACAGTGTTCCAGATAACAATGGATACTGGAAAGATGAATGTGTTGATTTGGATTATAGATTGTTAACTGATCAGTTTGGAATTAAAAAAGACGAAGTGGTATTTGTTGAAGATGTTTGGGCAGGTGGGGGCTCATTTGGTCCATCACTAGAATATTTTGTACGAGGATTAGAGCTTGGAAACGCAGTATTTACTGAATTCCAAGGTGAATTAGGACAGCATACAACTCTTGACCAAAGAGTAATTGACATGGGTGCAGGTCTTGAGAGATTTGCATGGATTACTATGGGGACACCTACAGCTTATGATTGCTGTTTTGGTCCAATTAATGAGAAATTATTTAACACGATTGGAATTGATTCAGATTCAGAAATCTTACGCAAATATTTTACAGAAATTGCAAAAGAAATTGATCATTTTGATGATCTCAACCAAGTGAGACGTCTTGCAGTAAAGAATGCAGGAATTACAGATGAGCAGATGCAAAAGATGATCACACCACTAGAGGGAATGTATCTAATTGCAGATCACCTACGTACTTTGATATTTGCAATTACTGATGGTGCTTTGCCATCAAATGTTGGTGGAGGATATAACTTGAGAATGATGTTGCGAAGAATTAATGCAACTATATCCAAATTGAATTTGAAACTAAACATCGATGACTTGATTGATTTGCATGTTGATTATCTTAAAGATACGTATCCTGAACTTGACGAGAAAAGAGACGATGTAAAGTCAATACTCAAACTAGAATCTGCAAGATACGAAGAATCCAAAGTTCACATGAAGAAAAAAGCAGACAAGATCAAAGAGAAAGGAACACCGTCAGTTGATGAACTAATCACATACTACGAATCAGACGGAATTACACCTGAATATCTCAAAGAAGTTGATGCCATTTCTGAAATTCCTTCATCATTTTATTCCAAGTTATCTGATTTACACCAATCAGACAAGAAAAAGGCAATTGCAGAACTTCCACTAGAAGGACTACCAGAGACTGAGACATTATTTTATCAAAATGACCCAATGTCTTTTGACGCAAAGGTTCTCAAGGTAATTGATGATATGGTTGTACTCGATAGAACATCATTTTACGCACGGGGAGGAGGTCAAGAGCCAGACCATGGAAGTATTGCAGGATTCAATGTAATTGATGTAGATAAACATGCAAACATTATCGTCCACAAGTTAGAAGGAGGAATTCCAACAGAAGGGGAAATTGTTTCATGTAAAGTTGATGAAACAAGACGGTCCAATATTACAAAGAATCATACCAGTACTCACATACTTAATGCATCATCACGCAAAGTCTTAGGTTCTTGGATTTGGCAACATTCAGCTTTCAAAGAAGATGATCATGCTAGATTGGACATTACACATCACTCCTCATTGTCAGATGACGAAGTAAAGAAAATTGAAGAAGCTGCAAACAAGATGGTTCAGCAAAATCTTAACGTAAACATAGATTACTATGACAGAGGAACTGCAGAGCAGACATACGGATTTAGAATTTATCAAGGTGGTGTTGTACCAGTAAAAGCAGTTAGAATTGTATCCATTGAAGATCAAGACGTAGAAGCTTGTGGTGGAACACATGTAAAGAAAACAGGAGACATTGAACTAATCAAAATTACAAAGACTAAGCGTATTCAGGATGGTGTTGTTAGATTAGAGTTTGTTTCAGGTCCCAATGCATTTGAATATGAAAAACAACAAGAAGAAGAATCAAAACGCAAAATTGAAGAAGCAAGGCAAAAAGAGCAACTAGAAAAACAACGTGAAGAAAATAAAGCCAAAGCTAGAGAAAAGATTCCTGCATTGTTAGAAAAGATTCTATCAGGAGAAAATGTAGAACCAGATGGAATCAATACAAAAGGTAAAGTGTGTTTTACGTCAAGTTCAGATTATGATGATTATTTCCATCAGAATTTTGGCAAGAAACTAGTTGGGAAAGATAGTGCCGCAGCATTTTGTGGAATTTTTGAATCAGGGCCAACAATTCGTGTTATGGTTTATGCAGGAGAACAATCAGGAGTAAATGCAGGCGAGATTGCCAAGGAAATAGCCTCAATTTTAGGGGGTTCGGGTGGCGGAGATGCTAAATTTGCTCAAGGTGGAGGAAAAGACACATCTAAAAAAGACGAGGCAATAGCCAAAGCAAAATCTATGATTCTTGGGTGA
- the rpl12p gene encoding 50S ribosomal protein P1 → MEYVYAALLLHKLEKEVNEANVSSVVKASGAEVNEAQVKALVAALADVNIDEAVKAAPVAVAAAAAPAADAAAGGEAKAEEKPKEEGKTEEAAMEGLSSLFG, encoded by the coding sequence ATGGAATATGTTTACGCTGCTTTACTTCTTCACAAGCTAGAAAAAGAAGTTAACGAGGCAAACGTCAGCTCAGTTGTCAAAGCATCTGGCGCTGAAGTTAATGAAGCCCAAGTTAAAGCACTAGTTGCAGCCTTAGCCGATGTCAATATCGATGAGGCAGTAAAAGCCGCACCTGTAGCCGTTGCAGCAGCAGCCGCACCCGCAGCAGATGCAGCAGCCGGTGGTGAAGCAAAGGCCGAGGAAAAACCTAAAGAAGAAGGTAAAACCGAAGAAGCAGCCATGGAAGGATTATCTTCATTATTTGGCTAA
- a CDS encoding porin PorA family protein yields MSNNFLSIKTQTNSKRYASLILFSIFAIGMIISWMLVITPILKNDNSAFENIREYIGEDRYAESIGEELSEPIISSDFVEYKIVSSNGNILEIDSSYLTTDIVTGEKIYENHHTWFVDSTTRKHADNDEWYFTFPTDVKKQDYQLIDPNMEVPTIFVFEGTKQIGDLEVYMFSCESIGDDFSKAWQEFAPTTVYGDQTCKTSIEPTTGKTIQFLITWDMYVINDGQHVSVEIGQAETTKFSERILLQSAIETKQLFYIYDTIIPILLGLIFGAIFFVILYSNISKEKERIIIEQLKKLQKTEKISAIGQLSSRFAHDVRNPLTVIKASMGIIKNNTEIKEKYGKLFVPIDESIERINHQVSNVLDFIQQKPLKIETIKLSEIIHSAIKSIEIPKEISVETNLSDQKIEGDQHMIRIVFINIIMNAVQAIGKKSGIIQIDVDSKLDSKFTKITISNSGEEIPKKVLPKIFEPLFTTKQEGTGLGLSSCKNIIEQHGGTIDVANNPTRFMIILPKISKEKQ; encoded by the coding sequence ATGTCAAATAATTTTCTAAGTATAAAGACACAAACAAATTCAAAAAGATATGCCAGTTTGATCTTATTTTCAATTTTTGCAATTGGTATGATAATAAGTTGGATGCTAGTAATTACCCCCATACTAAAAAACGACAATTCAGCATTTGAGAACATTCGTGAATATATCGGAGAAGACAGATATGCAGAGAGCATAGGAGAGGAACTATCAGAACCAATTATTTCAAGTGATTTTGTAGAGTACAAGATTGTAAGTTCAAATGGAAATATTTTGGAAATAGATTCATCATATCTTACTACAGATATAGTCACAGGAGAAAAAATTTATGAAAACCACCACACTTGGTTTGTAGATTCCACCACCAGAAAGCACGCGGACAATGATGAGTGGTATTTTACATTTCCAACAGACGTTAAAAAACAAGACTATCAGTTAATTGATCCAAATATGGAGGTTCCAACAATATTCGTTTTTGAAGGAACAAAACAGATTGGAGATTTAGAAGTCTACATGTTTTCATGTGAAAGTATAGGTGATGATTTCTCTAAGGCATGGCAAGAATTTGCACCAACAACAGTTTACGGGGATCAAACATGCAAAACAAGTATCGAGCCAACCACAGGAAAAACAATTCAATTTTTGATAACATGGGATATGTATGTAATAAACGATGGACAACATGTTTCAGTCGAGATTGGCCAAGCTGAGACCACAAAGTTCTCAGAACGTATCTTACTACAATCAGCAATAGAGACAAAGCAGTTATTTTACATCTATGATACGATTATTCCAATATTATTAGGATTAATTTTTGGTGCAATATTTTTCGTAATTTTGTACAGCAACATCTCAAAAGAAAAAGAAAGGATAATCATAGAGCAATTAAAAAAATTACAAAAAACAGAAAAAATCAGTGCAATAGGCCAGTTATCATCTCGCTTTGCTCACGATGTTCGCAATCCATTGACAGTTATCAAAGCATCAATGGGCATCATTAAGAACAATACGGAGATCAAAGAAAAGTACGGAAAATTATTTGTACCAATTGATGAATCAATAGAAAGAATAAATCATCAAGTAAGCAACGTACTTGATTTCATACAACAAAAGCCACTAAAAATAGAGACAATCAAGTTATCAGAAATAATACACTCTGCAATAAAGAGTATAGAAATTCCAAAAGAAATATCAGTTGAGACTAACCTATCAGATCAAAAAATTGAAGGGGATCAACATATGATCAGAATTGTATTTATCAATATAATAATGAATGCAGTCCAAGCCATTGGGAAAAAATCAGGCATCATACAGATTGATGTAGATTCAAAATTAGATTCAAAGTTTACAAAAATAACAATCAGTAACAGCGGTGAAGAAATACCAAAAAAAGTATTGCCAAAAATTTTTGAGCCATTATTTACAACAAAACAAGAAGGAACAGGACTGGGTCTATCTAGCTGTAAAAATATTATCGAGCAGCACGGAGGAACAATAGACGTAGCAAACAACCCAACTAGATTTATGATTATTTTGCCAAAAATATCCAAAGAAAAACAATAA
- a CDS encoding alcohol dehydrogenase catalytic domain-containing protein, with amino-acid sequence MKAISFDGKQMKYDDNYPDPKPGEVLVRVSLAGICGTDLEILDGYMAYNGVLGHEFVGVVEKSENPDLIGKRVVGEINAGCNNCDSCKKGMQRHCPNRTVLGILKRDGTFAEFLSLPETNLHVIPDSITDEQAVFVEPLAAAFEIKEQISLKNDWRVAIVGDGRLAQMICQVLKYYCRDITCFGRHQSKLAHLEKFEIPTKIGIDAVDEQSFDLVVEATGSNSGFADTMKLVKPRGTVILKSTIASRENLDLTPTVVNEITLIGSRCGLFKPAIDALATGIVSVDSMIDSTFPLEKFSEAIEHAKKPNTLKVFLKP; translated from the coding sequence ATGAAAGCCATATCCTTTGATGGGAAGCAAATGAAATACGATGATAATTATCCAGACCCAAAACCTGGGGAAGTACTAGTTAGAGTCAGCCTTGCTGGAATTTGTGGAACTGACCTTGAGATTTTAGATGGATACATGGCATACAATGGAGTTTTGGGACATGAATTTGTTGGGGTTGTGGAAAAATCAGAGAATCCTGATTTGATTGGAAAAAGAGTTGTAGGTGAAATTAATGCTGGATGCAACAATTGTGATTCCTGTAAAAAAGGAATGCAGAGACACTGTCCAAATAGAACTGTTCTTGGAATTTTAAAACGAGATGGGACATTTGCAGAATTCTTGTCATTGCCTGAGACAAATCTGCATGTCATTCCTGATTCAATCACAGATGAACAAGCGGTATTTGTAGAACCATTGGCAGCTGCATTTGAAATCAAAGAGCAAATCTCTCTGAAAAATGATTGGAGAGTTGCAATTGTAGGTGATGGTAGACTTGCTCAAATGATATGCCAAGTTCTAAAGTATTATTGTCGTGACATCACTTGCTTTGGAAGACATCAAAGTAAACTTGCGCATTTAGAAAAATTTGAGATTCCAACTAAAATTGGAATAGATGCTGTAGATGAACAATCCTTTGATTTAGTAGTTGAGGCCACTGGTAGTAATTCTGGATTTGCAGATACTATGAAACTTGTAAAACCTAGGGGAACTGTAATTTTAAAATCAACAATTGCATCACGAGAGAATCTTGACCTGACTCCAACTGTAGTAAATGAAATTACTCTGATTGGCTCTCGTTGTGGATTATTCAAACCTGCAATTGATGCACTTGCAACTGGAATCGTTTCAGTTGACTCTATGATAGATTCTACATTTCCTTTGGAAAAATTTTCTGAAGCTATAGAACATGCAAAAAAACCTAACACCCTCAAGGTATTTCTAAAACCATAA